The following proteins come from a genomic window of Takifugu rubripes chromosome 11, fTakRub1.2, whole genome shotgun sequence:
- the stard13b gene encoding stAR-related lipid transfer protein 13 isoform X4, which produces MNRSCHMMKISEIEAKEACDWLRAAGFPQYAQLFEDSQFPIDITPVKKDHDFLDKDLVEPLCRRLNTLNKCASMKLDVNLPKKKSEDSDEEDLFAISDKWTFEWSSRRWSRLQDIDCLLENHEDGQPCRDGVPLRNTTSSESVLTDLSEPEVSSLHSESSGGSGQRGLSAEDSESTAMPEPTSLTMPHNPNTHYGPLSNRHNKTTRIRTKDFLKRIETLRMRGTTGRGGKALVISTPVLQEQAPCLKTLQCVDIINGDGGAPDNVKTTPSHSSSEGSSNSSGSAVSTPSLKERKPHHADYKRSGMYLEDVDIFSGTQAHKVTEQNRRNEFCSYEDLVVHIPKDHKPGTFPKALSIESLSPTNGASINWHTGSMHLDSPMIACTKESRPVTQCCTRGSRISVYDNVPGSHLYASTGDLMDLEKEDLFPHLDDILLHVNGLQQIVDHWSKNVLHVGEGLAQVGSEKDNSVGNQSSSQITLDLVAEGHTPSSYADKDQVSLAETESTRLGERRDSGVGASLTRPNRLRWPSFQISHRLSHSAASLQITNQTAGQLSLLQKFSLLRLTAIMEKYSLSNKHGWTWSVPKFMKRMKVPDYKDKNVFGVPLIVHVQRSGHPLPLGLQKALRYLRSQCLDQVGLFRKSGVKSRIQALRQMNESSPDNVNYDDQSAYDVADMVKQFFRDLPEPLLTSKLGETFLHIYQYVPKDQRLQAVQAAIMLMSDENREALQTLLCFLSDVTSSVEENQMTPMNIAVCLAPSLFHLNILKKDNLSPKAMRKKYATGRPDQKDLNENLAATQGLAHMITECNRLFEIPHEMITQSRNSYVEADLHAPTIGELCKQLEDDDGTYQTHMEGRLQNLLKEAREKSKYWISCSSSDNTELYCKKVGDGNPLRRWRVSVEVEAPPSVVLNRVLRERHLWDVDLLQWKVCETLDKQSEVFQYALSCMPPHPSRDFLVLRSWRTDLPKGACSLVSVSIETEDCPPLGGVRAIVLESNYLLEPCGSGKSRLTHISRVDMKGRTPDWYNKAFGHLCAAEAARIRNSFQPLITDGPETKI; this is translated from the exons ATGAACCGCTCCTGCCATATGATGAAAATATCGG AAATCGAAGCGAAAGAGGCATGTGACTGGCTGCGGGCAGCAGGATTTCCCCAGTACGCTCAACTCTTTGAAG ACTCCCAGTTCCCTATTGACATTACGCCAGTGAAAAAAGATCACGACTTTCTGGACAAAGATCTCGTGGAACCTCTTTGCAG ACGACTCAACACCTTAAATAAGTGTGCCTCTATGAAACTTGACGTGAACCTTCCCAAGAAGAAA AGTGAagactctgatgaagaagaccTTTTTGCCATCAGTGACAAATGGACCTTTGAGTGGAGTAGCCGTCGTTGGTCCAGATTACAGGACATCGACTGTCTGCTGGAAAACCATGAGGACGGTCAGCCCTGCAGGGATGGCGTGCCTCTGAGAAATACCACCAGCAGTGAAAGTGTTTTGACGGACCTCAGTGAGCCGGAGGTCTCCTCCCTGCACAGCgagagcagcggcggcagcggccAGAGGGGCCTCAGTGCCGAGGACTCTGAATCTACAGCCATGCCAGAACCGACATCTCTCACAATGCCTCACAACCCCAACACGCACTACGGTCCCCTGTCCAATAGGCACAACAAGACAACCCGCATCCGTACCAAAGACTTCCTGAAGCGCATAGAGACGCTGCGCATGCGGGGAACGACAGGGAGGGGCGGTAAGGCGTTGGTCATCAGCACTCCCGTCCTACAGGAGCAGGCCCCGTGTCTGAAGACGCTGCAGTGTGTTGACATCATCAACGGGGACGGCGGGGCTCCAGACAACGTCAAAACAACACCGTCCCATTCCAGCAGTGAGGGCAGCAGCAATTCTAGCGGGAGCGCTGTCAGCACACCCAGCCTTAAAGAACGCAAGCCTCACCATGCCGATTACAAGCGCAGCGGCATGTATCTGGAGGACGTAGACATTTTCTCAGGTACCCAAGCACACAAAGTCACGGAGCAAAACCGTAGGAATGAATTCTGCTCGTATGAAGACCTGGTGGTCCACATTCCCAAAGACCACAAACCAGGAACTTTCCCCAAAGCATTATCTATAGAAAGCTTGTCCCCAACCAATGGAGCCTCCATTAACTGGCACACAGGCAGCATGCACCTTGACTCCCCAATGATTGCATGCACAAAGGAATCCAGGCCTGTCACTCAGTGCTGCACCAGGGGCAGCCGCATCAGCGTATACGACAATGTCCCCGGCTCACATCTGTACGCCAGCACAGGAGACCTCATGGATCTAGAGAAAGAGGACCTGTTCCCCCACCTGGATGATATCCTGCTGCACGTCAATGGCCTACAGCAGATTGTGGACCACTGGAGCAAGAACGTGCTGCATGTGGGTGAAGGGCTGGCACAGGTGGGTAGCGAGAAGGACAACTCAGTGGGCAATCAGTCCTCCAGCCAGATCACGTTAGACTTGGTAGCCGAAGGACACACCCCATCAAGTTATGCAGACAAAGACCAAGTCTCACTCGCTGAGACAGAATCCACAAGGCTCGGAGAAAGGAGGGACTCTGGAGTTGGTGCTTCTCTCACAAGACCCAATCG GTTACGGTGGCCCAGCTTTCAGATATCTCATCGCCTGAGTCACTCAGCGGCCTCCCTGCAGATTACCAACCAGACGGCGGGCCAGCTGAGCTTGTTACAGAAGTTTTCTCTGCTGCGCCTGACTGCAATCATGGAGAAGTATTCCCTGTCCAACAAGCACGGCTGGACTTG GTCTGTGCCAAAGTTCATGAAGAGAATGAAGGTGCCGGATTATAAGGATAAGAATGTGTTTGGAGTGCCTCTCATAGTGCACGTGCAGCGGTCTGGGCATCCTTTACCTCTTGGTTTGCAAAAGGCTCTGCGGTACCTGAGAAGTCAGTGTCTGGACCAG GTGGGTCTCTTTCGTAAGTCAGGTGTGAAGTCTCGAATTCAAGCTCTACGGCAGATGAATGAGAGTTCTCCAGACAATGTGAACTATGACGATCAGTCTGCTTACGATGTCGCCGACATGGTCAAACAGTTCTTCAGGGATTTACCCGAGCCTCTGCTAACCAGCAAGCTGGGGGAGACTTTTCTTCATATCTACCAAT ATGTACCGAAGGACCAAAGGCTGCAAGCTGTGCAGGCAGCTATCATGCTGATGTCGGACGAAAATCGGGAGGCCCTGCAGACATTGCTCTGCTTCCTTAGTGACGTCACATCCTCCGTGGAGGAGAATCAAATGACACCAATGAACATCGCCGTTTGCCTTGCCCCCTCTCTTTTTCACCTCAACATCCTCAAGAAAGACAATCTCTCCCCAAA GGCCATGCGGAAGAAGTATGCCACAGGGAGACCAGACCAGAAGGACTTGAATGAAAACTTAGCAGCAACACAGGGTCTCGCTCACATGATCACAGAGTGCAACCGTCTCTTTGAG ATTCCTCATGAGATGATTACTCAGTCACGCAATTCCTATGTGGAGGCCGATTTGCACGCGCCCACAATTGGCGAGCTGTGCAAGCAActggaagatgatgatggaACGTACCAGACACACATGGAAGGGAGACTTCAGAATCTCCTCAAAGAGGCCCGGGAAAAGTCCAAATACTGGatatcctgcagcagctctgataaCACGGAGCTTTACTGTAAGAAG GTCGGGGATGGGAATCCTTTGAGACGTTGGCGGGTGTCAGTAGAGGTGGAAGCGCCACCGTCTGTCGTGCTCAACCGCGTGCTGCGAGAGCGCCACCTGTGGGATGTGGATCTGCTGCAGTGGAAAGTGTGCGAGACGCTCGACAAGCAGTCAGAAGTGTTTCAGTATGCACTCAGTTGCATGCCTCCTCACCCCAGCAGGGACTTTTTAGTTCTCAG ATCGTGGAGGACAGACTTGCCCAAGGGTGCCTGCTCCCTGGTATCTGTGTCTATAGAGACTGAGGATTGTCCTCCTCTTGGAGGTGTACGAGCTATAGTGCTGGAGTCCAACTACCTACTGGAGCCCTGCGGTTCAGGGAAGTCCAGACTGACCCACATCAGCAGAGTGGACATGAA GGGAAGGACGCCAGATTGGTACAACAAGGCCTTCGGTCACCTGTGTGCCGCAGAAGCTGCTCGGATTCGCAACTCTTTTCAGCCGCTGATCACAGATGGACCAGAGACTAAAATCTGA
- the stard13b gene encoding stAR-related lipid transfer protein 13 isoform X3, which translates to MTLESRDIYLRMDHRRRSGYRLGRIIARQQLLKKIAGEIEAKEACDWLRAAGFPQYAQLFEDSQFPIDITPVKKDHDFLDKDLVEPLCRRLNTLNKCASMKLDVNLPKKKSEDSDEEDLFAISDKWTFEWSSRRWSRLQDIDCLLENHEDGQPCRDGVPLRNTTSSESVLTDLSEPEVSSLHSESSGGSGQRGLSAEDSESTAMPEPTSLTMPHNPNTHYGPLSNRHNKTTRIRTKDFLKRIETLRMRGTTGRGGKALVISTPVLQEQAPCLKTLQCVDIINGDGGAPDNVKTTPSHSSSEGSSNSSGSAVSTPSLKERKPHHADYKRSGMYLEDVDIFSGTQAHKVTEQNRRNEFCSYEDLVVHIPKDHKPGTFPKALSIESLSPTNGASINWHTGSMHLDSPMIACTKESRPVTQCCTRGSRISVYDNVPGSHLYASTGDLMDLEKEDLFPHLDDILLHVNGLQQIVDHWSKNVLHVGEGLAQVGSEKDNSVGNQSSSQITLDLVAEGHTPSSYADKDQVSLAETESTRLGERRDSGVGASLTRPNRLRWPSFQISHRLSHSAASLQITNQTAGQLSLLQKFSLLRLTAIMEKYSLSNKHGWTWSVPKFMKRMKVPDYKDKNVFGVPLIVHVQRSGHPLPLGLQKALRYLRSQCLDQVGLFRKSGVKSRIQALRQMNESSPDNVNYDDQSAYDVADMVKQFFRDLPEPLLTSKLGETFLHIYQYVPKDQRLQAVQAAIMLMSDENREALQTLLCFLSDVTSSVEENQMTPMNIAVCLAPSLFHLNILKKDNLSPKAMRKKYATGRPDQKDLNENLAATQGLAHMITECNRLFEIPHEMITQSRNSYVEADLHAPTIGELCKQLEDDDGTYQTHMEGRLQNLLKEAREKSKYWISCSSSDNTELYCKKVGDGNPLRRWRVSVEVEAPPSVVLNRVLRERHLWDVDLLQWKVCETLDKQSEVFQYALSCMPPHPSRDFLVLRSWRTDLPKGACSLVSVSIETEDCPPLGGVRAIVLESNYLLEPCGSGKSRLTHISRVDMKGRTPDWYNKAFGHLCAAEAARIRNSFQPLITDGPETKI; encoded by the exons AAATCGAAGCGAAAGAGGCATGTGACTGGCTGCGGGCAGCAGGATTTCCCCAGTACGCTCAACTCTTTGAAG ACTCCCAGTTCCCTATTGACATTACGCCAGTGAAAAAAGATCACGACTTTCTGGACAAAGATCTCGTGGAACCTCTTTGCAG ACGACTCAACACCTTAAATAAGTGTGCCTCTATGAAACTTGACGTGAACCTTCCCAAGAAGAAA AGTGAagactctgatgaagaagaccTTTTTGCCATCAGTGACAAATGGACCTTTGAGTGGAGTAGCCGTCGTTGGTCCAGATTACAGGACATCGACTGTCTGCTGGAAAACCATGAGGACGGTCAGCCCTGCAGGGATGGCGTGCCTCTGAGAAATACCACCAGCAGTGAAAGTGTTTTGACGGACCTCAGTGAGCCGGAGGTCTCCTCCCTGCACAGCgagagcagcggcggcagcggccAGAGGGGCCTCAGTGCCGAGGACTCTGAATCTACAGCCATGCCAGAACCGACATCTCTCACAATGCCTCACAACCCCAACACGCACTACGGTCCCCTGTCCAATAGGCACAACAAGACAACCCGCATCCGTACCAAAGACTTCCTGAAGCGCATAGAGACGCTGCGCATGCGGGGAACGACAGGGAGGGGCGGTAAGGCGTTGGTCATCAGCACTCCCGTCCTACAGGAGCAGGCCCCGTGTCTGAAGACGCTGCAGTGTGTTGACATCATCAACGGGGACGGCGGGGCTCCAGACAACGTCAAAACAACACCGTCCCATTCCAGCAGTGAGGGCAGCAGCAATTCTAGCGGGAGCGCTGTCAGCACACCCAGCCTTAAAGAACGCAAGCCTCACCATGCCGATTACAAGCGCAGCGGCATGTATCTGGAGGACGTAGACATTTTCTCAGGTACCCAAGCACACAAAGTCACGGAGCAAAACCGTAGGAATGAATTCTGCTCGTATGAAGACCTGGTGGTCCACATTCCCAAAGACCACAAACCAGGAACTTTCCCCAAAGCATTATCTATAGAAAGCTTGTCCCCAACCAATGGAGCCTCCATTAACTGGCACACAGGCAGCATGCACCTTGACTCCCCAATGATTGCATGCACAAAGGAATCCAGGCCTGTCACTCAGTGCTGCACCAGGGGCAGCCGCATCAGCGTATACGACAATGTCCCCGGCTCACATCTGTACGCCAGCACAGGAGACCTCATGGATCTAGAGAAAGAGGACCTGTTCCCCCACCTGGATGATATCCTGCTGCACGTCAATGGCCTACAGCAGATTGTGGACCACTGGAGCAAGAACGTGCTGCATGTGGGTGAAGGGCTGGCACAGGTGGGTAGCGAGAAGGACAACTCAGTGGGCAATCAGTCCTCCAGCCAGATCACGTTAGACTTGGTAGCCGAAGGACACACCCCATCAAGTTATGCAGACAAAGACCAAGTCTCACTCGCTGAGACAGAATCCACAAGGCTCGGAGAAAGGAGGGACTCTGGAGTTGGTGCTTCTCTCACAAGACCCAATCG GTTACGGTGGCCCAGCTTTCAGATATCTCATCGCCTGAGTCACTCAGCGGCCTCCCTGCAGATTACCAACCAGACGGCGGGCCAGCTGAGCTTGTTACAGAAGTTTTCTCTGCTGCGCCTGACTGCAATCATGGAGAAGTATTCCCTGTCCAACAAGCACGGCTGGACTTG GTCTGTGCCAAAGTTCATGAAGAGAATGAAGGTGCCGGATTATAAGGATAAGAATGTGTTTGGAGTGCCTCTCATAGTGCACGTGCAGCGGTCTGGGCATCCTTTACCTCTTGGTTTGCAAAAGGCTCTGCGGTACCTGAGAAGTCAGTGTCTGGACCAG GTGGGTCTCTTTCGTAAGTCAGGTGTGAAGTCTCGAATTCAAGCTCTACGGCAGATGAATGAGAGTTCTCCAGACAATGTGAACTATGACGATCAGTCTGCTTACGATGTCGCCGACATGGTCAAACAGTTCTTCAGGGATTTACCCGAGCCTCTGCTAACCAGCAAGCTGGGGGAGACTTTTCTTCATATCTACCAAT ATGTACCGAAGGACCAAAGGCTGCAAGCTGTGCAGGCAGCTATCATGCTGATGTCGGACGAAAATCGGGAGGCCCTGCAGACATTGCTCTGCTTCCTTAGTGACGTCACATCCTCCGTGGAGGAGAATCAAATGACACCAATGAACATCGCCGTTTGCCTTGCCCCCTCTCTTTTTCACCTCAACATCCTCAAGAAAGACAATCTCTCCCCAAA GGCCATGCGGAAGAAGTATGCCACAGGGAGACCAGACCAGAAGGACTTGAATGAAAACTTAGCAGCAACACAGGGTCTCGCTCACATGATCACAGAGTGCAACCGTCTCTTTGAG ATTCCTCATGAGATGATTACTCAGTCACGCAATTCCTATGTGGAGGCCGATTTGCACGCGCCCACAATTGGCGAGCTGTGCAAGCAActggaagatgatgatggaACGTACCAGACACACATGGAAGGGAGACTTCAGAATCTCCTCAAAGAGGCCCGGGAAAAGTCCAAATACTGGatatcctgcagcagctctgataaCACGGAGCTTTACTGTAAGAAG GTCGGGGATGGGAATCCTTTGAGACGTTGGCGGGTGTCAGTAGAGGTGGAAGCGCCACCGTCTGTCGTGCTCAACCGCGTGCTGCGAGAGCGCCACCTGTGGGATGTGGATCTGCTGCAGTGGAAAGTGTGCGAGACGCTCGACAAGCAGTCAGAAGTGTTTCAGTATGCACTCAGTTGCATGCCTCCTCACCCCAGCAGGGACTTTTTAGTTCTCAG ATCGTGGAGGACAGACTTGCCCAAGGGTGCCTGCTCCCTGGTATCTGTGTCTATAGAGACTGAGGATTGTCCTCCTCTTGGAGGTGTACGAGCTATAGTGCTGGAGTCCAACTACCTACTGGAGCCCTGCGGTTCAGGGAAGTCCAGACTGACCCACATCAGCAGAGTGGACATGAA GGGAAGGACGCCAGATTGGTACAACAAGGCCTTCGGTCACCTGTGTGCCGCAGAAGCTGCTCGGATTCGCAACTCTTTTCAGCCGCTGATCACAGATGGACCAGAGACTAAAATCTGA
- the stard13b gene encoding stAR-related lipid transfer protein 13 isoform X2, whose protein sequence is MSSRRNSVRLKLRRSFSEQLRSSTSKAWDLLWRNVRERRLAEIEAKEACDWLRAAGFPQYAQLFEDSQFPIDITPVKKDHDFLDKDLVEPLCRRLNTLNKCASMKLDVNLPKKKSEDSDEEDLFAISDKWTFEWSSRRWSRLQDIDCLLENHEDGQPCRDGVPLRNTTSSESVLTDLSEPEVSSLHSESSGGSGQRGLSAEDSESTAMPEPTSLTMPHNPNTHYGPLSNRHNKTTRIRTKDFLKRIETLRMRGTTGRGGKALVISTPVLQEQAPCLKTLQCVDIINGDGGAPDNVKTTPSHSSSEGSSNSSGSAVSTPSLKERKPHHADYKRSGMYLEDVDIFSGTQAHKVTEQNRRNEFCSYEDLVVHIPKDHKPGTFPKALSIESLSPTNGASINWHTGSMHLDSPMIACTKESRPVTQCCTRGSRISVYDNVPGSHLYASTGDLMDLEKEDLFPHLDDILLHVNGLQQIVDHWSKNVLHVGEGLAQVGSEKDNSVGNQSSSQITLDLVAEGHTPSSYADKDQVSLAETESTRLGERRDSGVGASLTRPNRLRWPSFQISHRLSHSAASLQITNQTAGQLSLLQKFSLLRLTAIMEKYSLSNKHGWTWSVPKFMKRMKVPDYKDKNVFGVPLIVHVQRSGHPLPLGLQKALRYLRSQCLDQVGLFRKSGVKSRIQALRQMNESSPDNVNYDDQSAYDVADMVKQFFRDLPEPLLTSKLGETFLHIYQYVPKDQRLQAVQAAIMLMSDENREALQTLLCFLSDVTSSVEENQMTPMNIAVCLAPSLFHLNILKKDNLSPKAMRKKYATGRPDQKDLNENLAATQGLAHMITECNRLFEIPHEMITQSRNSYVEADLHAPTIGELCKQLEDDDGTYQTHMEGRLQNLLKEAREKSKYWISCSSSDNTELYCKKVGDGNPLRRWRVSVEVEAPPSVVLNRVLRERHLWDVDLLQWKVCETLDKQSEVFQYALSCMPPHPSRDFLVLRSWRTDLPKGACSLVSVSIETEDCPPLGGVRAIVLESNYLLEPCGSGKSRLTHISRVDMKGRTPDWYNKAFGHLCAAEAARIRNSFQPLITDGPETKI, encoded by the exons AAATCGAAGCGAAAGAGGCATGTGACTGGCTGCGGGCAGCAGGATTTCCCCAGTACGCTCAACTCTTTGAAG ACTCCCAGTTCCCTATTGACATTACGCCAGTGAAAAAAGATCACGACTTTCTGGACAAAGATCTCGTGGAACCTCTTTGCAG ACGACTCAACACCTTAAATAAGTGTGCCTCTATGAAACTTGACGTGAACCTTCCCAAGAAGAAA AGTGAagactctgatgaagaagaccTTTTTGCCATCAGTGACAAATGGACCTTTGAGTGGAGTAGCCGTCGTTGGTCCAGATTACAGGACATCGACTGTCTGCTGGAAAACCATGAGGACGGTCAGCCCTGCAGGGATGGCGTGCCTCTGAGAAATACCACCAGCAGTGAAAGTGTTTTGACGGACCTCAGTGAGCCGGAGGTCTCCTCCCTGCACAGCgagagcagcggcggcagcggccAGAGGGGCCTCAGTGCCGAGGACTCTGAATCTACAGCCATGCCAGAACCGACATCTCTCACAATGCCTCACAACCCCAACACGCACTACGGTCCCCTGTCCAATAGGCACAACAAGACAACCCGCATCCGTACCAAAGACTTCCTGAAGCGCATAGAGACGCTGCGCATGCGGGGAACGACAGGGAGGGGCGGTAAGGCGTTGGTCATCAGCACTCCCGTCCTACAGGAGCAGGCCCCGTGTCTGAAGACGCTGCAGTGTGTTGACATCATCAACGGGGACGGCGGGGCTCCAGACAACGTCAAAACAACACCGTCCCATTCCAGCAGTGAGGGCAGCAGCAATTCTAGCGGGAGCGCTGTCAGCACACCCAGCCTTAAAGAACGCAAGCCTCACCATGCCGATTACAAGCGCAGCGGCATGTATCTGGAGGACGTAGACATTTTCTCAGGTACCCAAGCACACAAAGTCACGGAGCAAAACCGTAGGAATGAATTCTGCTCGTATGAAGACCTGGTGGTCCACATTCCCAAAGACCACAAACCAGGAACTTTCCCCAAAGCATTATCTATAGAAAGCTTGTCCCCAACCAATGGAGCCTCCATTAACTGGCACACAGGCAGCATGCACCTTGACTCCCCAATGATTGCATGCACAAAGGAATCCAGGCCTGTCACTCAGTGCTGCACCAGGGGCAGCCGCATCAGCGTATACGACAATGTCCCCGGCTCACATCTGTACGCCAGCACAGGAGACCTCATGGATCTAGAGAAAGAGGACCTGTTCCCCCACCTGGATGATATCCTGCTGCACGTCAATGGCCTACAGCAGATTGTGGACCACTGGAGCAAGAACGTGCTGCATGTGGGTGAAGGGCTGGCACAGGTGGGTAGCGAGAAGGACAACTCAGTGGGCAATCAGTCCTCCAGCCAGATCACGTTAGACTTGGTAGCCGAAGGACACACCCCATCAAGTTATGCAGACAAAGACCAAGTCTCACTCGCTGAGACAGAATCCACAAGGCTCGGAGAAAGGAGGGACTCTGGAGTTGGTGCTTCTCTCACAAGACCCAATCG GTTACGGTGGCCCAGCTTTCAGATATCTCATCGCCTGAGTCACTCAGCGGCCTCCCTGCAGATTACCAACCAGACGGCGGGCCAGCTGAGCTTGTTACAGAAGTTTTCTCTGCTGCGCCTGACTGCAATCATGGAGAAGTATTCCCTGTCCAACAAGCACGGCTGGACTTG GTCTGTGCCAAAGTTCATGAAGAGAATGAAGGTGCCGGATTATAAGGATAAGAATGTGTTTGGAGTGCCTCTCATAGTGCACGTGCAGCGGTCTGGGCATCCTTTACCTCTTGGTTTGCAAAAGGCTCTGCGGTACCTGAGAAGTCAGTGTCTGGACCAG GTGGGTCTCTTTCGTAAGTCAGGTGTGAAGTCTCGAATTCAAGCTCTACGGCAGATGAATGAGAGTTCTCCAGACAATGTGAACTATGACGATCAGTCTGCTTACGATGTCGCCGACATGGTCAAACAGTTCTTCAGGGATTTACCCGAGCCTCTGCTAACCAGCAAGCTGGGGGAGACTTTTCTTCATATCTACCAAT ATGTACCGAAGGACCAAAGGCTGCAAGCTGTGCAGGCAGCTATCATGCTGATGTCGGACGAAAATCGGGAGGCCCTGCAGACATTGCTCTGCTTCCTTAGTGACGTCACATCCTCCGTGGAGGAGAATCAAATGACACCAATGAACATCGCCGTTTGCCTTGCCCCCTCTCTTTTTCACCTCAACATCCTCAAGAAAGACAATCTCTCCCCAAA GGCCATGCGGAAGAAGTATGCCACAGGGAGACCAGACCAGAAGGACTTGAATGAAAACTTAGCAGCAACACAGGGTCTCGCTCACATGATCACAGAGTGCAACCGTCTCTTTGAG ATTCCTCATGAGATGATTACTCAGTCACGCAATTCCTATGTGGAGGCCGATTTGCACGCGCCCACAATTGGCGAGCTGTGCAAGCAActggaagatgatgatggaACGTACCAGACACACATGGAAGGGAGACTTCAGAATCTCCTCAAAGAGGCCCGGGAAAAGTCCAAATACTGGatatcctgcagcagctctgataaCACGGAGCTTTACTGTAAGAAG GTCGGGGATGGGAATCCTTTGAGACGTTGGCGGGTGTCAGTAGAGGTGGAAGCGCCACCGTCTGTCGTGCTCAACCGCGTGCTGCGAGAGCGCCACCTGTGGGATGTGGATCTGCTGCAGTGGAAAGTGTGCGAGACGCTCGACAAGCAGTCAGAAGTGTTTCAGTATGCACTCAGTTGCATGCCTCCTCACCCCAGCAGGGACTTTTTAGTTCTCAG ATCGTGGAGGACAGACTTGCCCAAGGGTGCCTGCTCCCTGGTATCTGTGTCTATAGAGACTGAGGATTGTCCTCCTCTTGGAGGTGTACGAGCTATAGTGCTGGAGTCCAACTACCTACTGGAGCCCTGCGGTTCAGGGAAGTCCAGACTGACCCACATCAGCAGAGTGGACATGAA GGGAAGGACGCCAGATTGGTACAACAAGGCCTTCGGTCACCTGTGTGCCGCAGAAGCTGCTCGGATTCGCAACTCTTTTCAGCCGCTGATCACAGATGGACCAGAGACTAAAATCTGA